A genome region from Candidatus Binatia bacterium includes the following:
- a CDS encoding MFS transporter: MTTSSAPESGATRQLVLGTVSFAVCFTAWGLVSAFAPTFRSLYHLTATEVALLVAVPVLLGSIARVPLGILTDRRGGRVVFAALMAIVAAPVAIVPVAASYRALLVTAFFLGLAGSSFAVGVGFVSPWFSRARQGTALGVYGMGNIGQSLAVFLGPVVAASIGWPRVFDAVAVLLVVWAVVFAAAAKNAPARGPTRTLAETVGVLRRAPLAWVLSGFYFLTFGGFVAFSIYLPTLLKDQFGLTPADAGFRTAGFVVLATACRPAGGWLADRIGGARVLNGVFTGVVPFALLLSWPSMIPFTVGALGCAALLGFGNGAVFKLVPERFPAETGTVTGLVGAMGGLGGFFPPLLLGVSRDQLGVVWPAFVLLAAAALALWRLNRATFFTAEAAQATELPPDLRRAADRIRAGVRATFGTSLLVAAIVAGSRNLQTFDPALVIYTFAVIFATWGVIYHYSVWLDKPPTRVYWERGWELFGSGGPLRAVARLVALAFTQLVEQRFIRQRSTMRWVMHQLLFWGCIMAVAITFPLVFGWIYFRTPVDQMTYVTHVFGFPVMSFRLGTITAALIFHGLDIAAILVLGGIALALWRRLRDEGPMAIQTFAADFFPLVLLFAISVTGLALTASQWWLEGEAYSFLAILHAITVITGLLYLPFGKFFHIFQRPAQVGVKLYREIGAAGEQARCASCGEPFASRMHVDDLARVLPQVGFDYRLDAGGTWQDLCPPCKRKALARAQLRLKGPA, translated from the coding sequence ATGACCACCAGCTCCGCGCCAGAGTCCGGCGCGACCCGTCAACTTGTGCTCGGCACGGTGTCCTTTGCGGTGTGCTTTACCGCATGGGGCCTCGTCAGCGCGTTCGCTCCCACGTTTCGATCGCTCTATCACCTGACCGCCACCGAAGTCGCACTGCTCGTCGCCGTGCCGGTGCTCCTCGGATCGATTGCCCGTGTCCCGCTCGGGATCCTCACGGATCGTCGCGGCGGTCGCGTCGTGTTTGCGGCGCTCATGGCCATCGTCGCCGCCCCGGTCGCCATCGTGCCGGTCGCGGCGTCCTATCGCGCCTTGCTGGTGACGGCGTTCTTCCTCGGCCTGGCCGGCTCGTCGTTTGCCGTCGGTGTGGGATTCGTGTCGCCGTGGTTTTCGCGCGCGCGGCAGGGCACGGCGCTTGGCGTCTACGGCATGGGCAACATCGGCCAGTCGCTGGCCGTCTTCCTCGGCCCCGTCGTCGCCGCCTCGATCGGATGGCCGCGCGTGTTCGATGCCGTGGCGGTGCTGCTCGTCGTATGGGCCGTCGTGTTCGCGGCCGCCGCCAAGAACGCGCCGGCTCGTGGGCCGACGCGGACGCTTGCTGAGACGGTGGGCGTTCTTCGCCGAGCGCCGCTCGCCTGGGTCCTGTCGGGGTTCTACTTCCTGACGTTCGGCGGTTTCGTCGCCTTTTCGATTTATCTGCCCACGCTGCTCAAAGACCAGTTCGGCCTCACGCCTGCCGACGCCGGCTTCCGCACGGCCGGCTTCGTCGTGCTCGCGACCGCCTGTCGTCCAGCCGGCGGATGGCTGGCCGACCGCATCGGCGGCGCGCGCGTCCTGAACGGCGTCTTCACCGGCGTCGTGCCGTTCGCGCTGCTGTTGTCCTGGCCGTCGATGATCCCATTCACCGTCGGCGCGCTCGGCTGTGCGGCGCTTCTGGGCTTTGGCAACGGCGCGGTCTTCAAGCTCGTGCCCGAGCGTTTTCCCGCGGAAACCGGCACCGTCACCGGTCTGGTCGGCGCGATGGGCGGCCTCGGCGGATTCTTTCCACCGCTCCTGCTCGGAGTGTCGCGCGATCAGCTCGGTGTCGTCTGGCCGGCGTTCGTGCTCCTGGCCGCGGCCGCGCTGGCGTTGTGGCGCTTGAATCGGGCGACCTTCTTCACGGCAGAAGCGGCGCAAGCCACGGAGCTCCCGCCCGATCTTCGGCGCGCCGCCGATCGCATCCGGGCCGGGGTGCGCGCGACTTTCGGCACGAGCCTCCTCGTCGCCGCCATCGTCGCCGGCTCACGCAATCTGCAGACCTTCGACCCCGCGCTCGTCATCTACACCTTCGCGGTCATCTTCGCGACGTGGGGCGTCATCTACCACTACAGCGTCTGGCTCGATAAGCCGCCGACCCGCGTCTACTGGGAGCGCGGCTGGGAACTCTTCGGATCAGGCGGCCCGCTGCGTGCGGTGGCCCGCCTGGTGGCTCTGGCGTTCACGCAGCTCGTCGAGCAGCGATTCATCCGGCAGCGATCGACGATGCGGTGGGTGATGCATCAGTTGCTGTTCTGGGGCTGCATCATGGCCGTCGCGATCACGTTTCCGCTGGTCTTCGGGTGGATCTACTTCCGCACGCCGGTCGACCAGATGACGTACGTCACGCACGTCTTCGGCTTTCCGGTGATGAGCTTCCGGCTCGGCACCATCACCGCCGCGCTCATCTTCCACGGGCTGGACATCGCGGCCATTCTGGTGCTCGGCGGCATCGCCCTCGCGTTGTGGCGGCGCCTGCGCGACGAGGGTCCGATGGCAATCCAGACTTTCGCGGCGGACTTTTTCCCGCTGGTGCTGCTGTTTGCGATCTCGGTGACGGGCCTGGCGCTGACGGCCTCGCAGTGGTGGCTCGAAGGCGAGGCGTACAGCTTTCTCGCGATTCTTCACGCGATTACCGTGATCACCGGGTTGCTGTATCTGCCGTTCGGCAAGTTCTTCCACATTTTCCAACGGCCCGCGCAGGTCGGCGTGAAGCTCTATCGCGAGATCGGCGCCGCCGGCGAACAGGCACGATGCGCGAGCTGCGGCGAGCCGTTTGCCTCGCGCATGCACGTGGACGACCTCGCGCGTGTCCTGCCCCAAGTCGGCTTCGACTATCGCCTCGACGCTGGCGGCACGTGGCAGGATCTCTGTCCGCCGTGCAAGCGCAAGGCGCTCGCGCGTGCGCAGCTGCGCCTGAAGGGACCCGCCTGA